One stretch of Halobaculum marinum DNA includes these proteins:
- a CDS encoding VOC family protein — protein MDLRVDHVTVAGRSLESLVDAFEAAGFPVEYGGAHSNGVTHMAIVGFRDGSYIELISTIESETESPWWDDAIRRDGGPCAWAIGVDDIEAATATLDERGVRVDGPAAYERTREDGTLVEWDLTYLGDGDPGSTLPFLIEDRTPRERRVQPTGTLGSSPIHGVDTVVVGVPDLDAAVQRFTDAFDLPTPTRSEFGEVAAEVAVFPDQPVALAQPSEDDWFAERVDEFGPAPVAYVLAYDAGAETRFDDCTEGSLGDRRIDWLPVTDPIGRRYLGIAEATD, from the coding sequence CGCGTTCGAGGCGGCCGGATTCCCGGTCGAGTACGGCGGCGCGCACTCCAACGGCGTGACCCACATGGCGATCGTGGGGTTTCGAGACGGGAGCTACATCGAACTCATCTCCACGATCGAGTCGGAGACGGAGTCTCCGTGGTGGGACGACGCGATCCGTCGAGACGGCGGGCCGTGCGCGTGGGCCATCGGCGTCGACGACATCGAGGCGGCGACGGCGACGCTCGACGAGCGCGGCGTCCGCGTCGACGGCCCCGCCGCGTACGAACGGACACGGGAGGACGGGACGCTCGTCGAGTGGGACCTGACGTACCTCGGCGACGGCGACCCGGGGTCGACGCTGCCGTTTCTCATCGAGGACCGCACGCCGCGCGAGCGCCGCGTCCAGCCCACCGGTACCCTGGGTTCGTCGCCGATCCACGGGGTCGACACCGTGGTCGTCGGCGTCCCGGATCTCGACGCCGCAGTCCAGCGGTTCACCGACGCGTTCGACCTGCCCACGCCCACGAGAAGCGAGTTCGGGGAGGTGGCCGCCGAAGTGGCGGTCTTCCCCGACCAGCCAGTCGCGCTGGCACAGCCGAGCGAGGACGACTGGTTCGCCGAGCGCGTCGACGAGTTCGGTCCCGCTCCAGTCGCGTATGTGCTCGCGTACGACGCTGGTGCGGAGACCCGATTCGACGACTGTACCGAAGGATCGCTCGGCGACCGCCGGATCGACTGGCTGCCAGTGACCGACCCGATCGGCCGTCGCTACCTCGGGATCGCCGAGGCGACCGACTGA